ATCTCTGTTGAATGAGTCTTATGACTGTTTCTTCAGCTTTCATTCTTTCCTCTACATTCAACGATTCCTTCTTTCTGATTCCTTTTGCCAACCGTTGAATTCGAGCTACTACATTTATGACTGTATTCCACTTTGAACATCTGGCTAGTCTTTCAAGTATGTCATCTTGACACTTGGCGGCAGTGCTCAATGTTTGAACAACCTTTACTTCTGGATCACCCATAGACAGTTCTGTATAACCTTCGCTGGGTATAATTTCCTTTTCCCAAAGGAACTCTGGACCGGTGAACCAGTTTGAATTCTTCAATTCTGTTACATTCAGGCCTCTTGAAGCATGATCTGCTGGGTTATGCTTTGTGTCAATATAATGCCAATGTTCTGGATTTGTTGTTCCTCGAATTTTCTGGACTCTGTTGGCGACAAAGATGTGGAATCTTCGAGCGTCATTGTTTATGTATCCTAGGACAACTTGTGAGTCTGTTCAAAAATACTCCTCATCTATTTTCAATTCCAATTCTTCTTTCAGAAATTGGCTTACTGATGCTGAAACGACAGCTGCTGTCAGTTCAAGTCTTGGTATTGTCTGAATACTGTTTGGTGCGACTCTGGCCTTTCCCATAACCAGGGCACAGTGTATCTTTTCTTCTCCTATCACTCTGATATAGGAGCACTGACCATAACCATGACTACTGGCATCTGAAAAGCGATGAAGTTCTATTTTCTTGTACTTTCCGAAATCAGGAGGTACAAAACATCTGGGTATCcgaacttttttcaaattttgcaagTCTCTTATCCAACTCTCCCACCTTGGCCTCAAGCTTTCAGGTATGGGTTCATCCCATCCCAACTTCTGTCTGCATAATTCTTGCAGCATTTCTTTTGCTCTGAGAATTGCTGGTGCCAAGAATCCCAATGGATCATATATTGAAGCCACTGTGGAAAGAATGGTACATCTAGTTGGAACTTTCTCTTCAATGGATACTTCAAAGAAGAAATTGTCATCTTCTACATTCCATCCCAATCCGAGTACATTCTGAACTGGAAGATGATCATAGTTAAGATCTACATTCTTCATTGTTGATGCACGTTCAGAGTCACTGATGGATTCCAGTACCTCTCTGTTGTTTGAGATGAATTTGTGAAGACGCAGGTTTCCCCTTGCGCATAACTCTTGGCTTTCTTTCACCAACTGAATTGCAGATTCTGTGGACTCTAGACTTATAAGACCATCATCTACATAAAAGTTTTTCTTCAGAAAATTTGATGCTGATGGACAATCCTTTTCATTCTGTTTGGCCAGATATTTCATACCATAATTGGCGCAACCTGGAGATGATGCTGCTCCAAACAAGTGTACTTTCATCCTGTATACCGCTGG
Above is a genomic segment from Xenopus laevis strain J_2021 chromosome 3L, Xenopus_laevis_v10.1, whole genome shotgun sequence containing:
- the LOC121401411 gene encoding uncharacterized protein LOC121401411, coding for MTGLCHRISVLELPTVSPAKVIKILESDFADVSSSEKSVSQEDIKFVHTLEDNIQQNQQGHLEMPLPFRERPHLPNNRVLALARLKGLKKRMGRNPKLKDDYLKFIKDILKEGHAEKVDSQPKEGEVWYIPHQGVYHPKKPDKIRVVFDCSAKYNDVALNDHLLKGPDLTNTLPGVLCRFRKYPVAVMCDVEKMFHQFHVKKEDRDFLRFLWWEDGDIDTEPAVYRMKVHLFGAASSPGCANYGMKYLAKQNEKDCPSASNFLKKNFYVDDGLISLESTESAIQLVKESQELCARGNLRLHKFISNNREVLESISDSERASTMKNVDLNYDHLPVQNVLGLGWNVEDDNFFFEVSIEEKVPTRCTILSTVASIYDPLGFLAPAILRAKEMLQELCRQKLGWDEPIPESLRPRWESWIRDLQNLKKVRIPRCFVPPDFGKYKKIELHRFSDASSHGYGQCSYIRVIGEEKIHCALVMGKARVAPNSIQTIPRLELTAAVVSASVSQFLKEELELKIDEEYF